In Uranotaenia lowii strain MFRU-FL chromosome 2, ASM2978415v1, whole genome shotgun sequence, one genomic interval encodes:
- the LOC129749214 gene encoding myotubularin-related protein 10 encodes MNELRLKQKENFTSYVKESFNDNFASENLSLKLLAGELEAARVNNVCMYTAHCVKDNKYIDEKEGALIITNFRLSFLSVENDNDELSTYQKNTFLGKYDVSLSNIDKIYQVTDRKKRVVSPPVKNSRKIEIIRIVCKNFRTFTFGFRKAGIGKGKYIADALVKFAFPAKHNLLFLYNYKEKYYNSSRSVCMFNKKIDWLNEIKRCSAEAGWRVFSKDKMDMDSTLPMNYVVPKHLADMEYFNISRSFRNCRSAIWVWGIEDAALVRMAELSPEIASSTIENTMLEHVRKCDPQKRAPHLMELSKLLPGIQEVNESYLKLRKLCVPENDREFMAQDARFYSLLDKTYWLLYVSVCLKQSVEAAKLLTSGNTVVLQEINGRDMSSVISSIVQLLLDKTFRTIHGIQTLIQKEWVSLGHPFNDRMGHVCNGNPTECSPLFLLFLDCVWQLLQQFPEEFEFSETFLTSLWDSVFLPVFDTFQFNCESDRQKALLNDHIILRPVWDWGEQFSDQDIALFSNPLYKKPPDTEHEIKLRLPPSAFRLPCIDDVKENHRQSMNHSSESVAASKAPNSGAASSNFVQHSLLVPRYAIRDIEIWHQCYFRWIPFLEITNGGYPQVDMFNRSVLNSIHKLEKILHSGNLSASNENILLTMRGRSPDFNSSTRESRCVDPSEVDGGVKMPLINSFFPFTSNVTNTEELLDILVTNGEYQPDGSIMDSASINY; translated from the exons GTGAACTTGAAGCAGCACGTGTTAACAACGTCTGTATGTACACAGCACATTGCGTGAAGGATAACAAGTATATCGACGAGAAGGAAGGAGCACTTATTATAACCAACTTTCGCCTTTCATTTCTCAGTGTCGAAAATGATAATGACGAG CTTTCGACATATCAGAAAAACACATTCCTGGGGAAATACGACGTTTCGCtttcaaatattgataaaatctATCAAGTAACAGATCGAAAGAAGCGCGTCGTGAGTCCACCGGTCAAAAACAgtagaaaaatcgaaattattcGAATTGTATGCAAG aatttcagaACATTCACCTTTGGCTTCCGCAAGGCGGGTATAGGCAAGGGAAAGTACATTGCCGATGCATTAGTGAAATTTGCCTTTCCAGCCAAACATAATTTGCTGTTTCTTTATAATTACAA GGAAAAGTATTACAACTCCAGCCGTTCGGTATGTATGTTTAACAAGAAAATTGACtggttgaatgaaataaaaaggtGTAGTGCAGAAGCCGGGTGGCGAGTGTTTTCCAAAGACAAAATGGATATGGATAGCACTTTGCCAATGAATTATGTTGTTCCGAAGCATTTAGCAGATATGGAATATTTCAATATCTCACGAAGTTTCAGAAATTGTCGATCTGCTATCTGG GTATGGGGCATCGAGGACGCAGCATTGGTGCGCATGGCTGAATTGAGTCCCGAAATCGCTAGTTCTACAATAGAAAACACAATGTTGGAGCACGTCCGCAAATGTGACCCACAAAAACGGGCACCACACCTGATGGAACTATCCAAACTACTGCCAGGTATCCAGGAGGTCAACGAAAGCTACCTGAAGCTTCGGAAGCTATGTGTGCCAGAAAACGATCGCGAGTTCATG gcaCAAGATGCAAGATTTTACTCGCTATTGGACAAAACGTATTGGTTATTGTACGTCTCAGTTTGCCTAAAGCAGTCCGTAGAAGCTGCCAAGTTGTTAACTAGTGGCAATACGGTGGTGCTGCAAGAGATAAATGGTCGCGACATGAGCAGTGTAATTTCCAGCATAGTTCAACTGCTTTTAGATAAAACTTTTCGTACTATCCATGGAATTCAAACTCTAATCCAAAAGGAGTGGGTTAGTTTGGGCCATCCATTCAATGATCGCATGGGACACGTTTGCAATGGAAATCCGACCGAGTGTAGTCCCttgtttttactgtttttagaTTGCGTTTGGCAGCTTTTGCAACAATTTCCGGAGGagtttgaattttctgaaacgTTCCTGACAAGCTTGTGGGATTCAGTATTTCTTCCTGTCTTTGATACTTTTCAATTTAATTGTGAAAGTGATCGTCAGAAGGCCCTACTAAACGATCACATTATACTTCGCCCTGTTTGGGACTGGGGAGAGCAGTTCAGTGACCAGGACATTGCACTGTTTTCCAACCCACTCTACAAAAAGCCGCCGGACACGgaacatgaaataaaattacgCTTACCACCATCTGCGTTTCGGCTGCCTTGCATTGACGATGTCAAAGAGAACCATCGGCAATCCATGAACCATTCTTCAGAATCTGTAGCAGCATCTAAAGCACCAAATTCGGGAGCAGCTTCTAGCAACTTCGTACAG CACTCGTTATTGGTTCCTCGCTATGCCATTAGAGACATCGAAATTTGGCATCAGTGTTACTTCCGGTGGATTCCGTTCCTGGAAATTACCAATGGCGGTTATCCACAGGTCGATATGTTTAATCGGTCGGTGCTAAACAGTATTCATAAACTCGAAAAAATCCTACATTCTGGAAATCTCTCAGCctcgaatgaaaatattttgctcacCATGAGGGGCCGTTCTCCGGATTTTAACAGTTCAACCAGAGAAAGCAGATGTGTTGATCCCTCAGAAGTGGATGGAGGAGTGAAAATGCCTCTGATAAATTCTTTTTTCCCATTCACAAGTAACGTCACCAACACCGAAGAACTACTAGATATTTTAGTTACTAATGGAGAATATCAGCCGGATGGCTCCATCATGGATTCAGCGTcgataaattattga